Proteins encoded by one window of Candidatus Sumerlaea chitinivorans:
- a CDS encoding 2-oxoglutarate dehydrogenase E1 component, whose protein sequence is MSRRIAFGLSAGYFEEAYEAWKRDPNSVAPDLAAFFEGFEFARSAEAFPIEAKHQQSAVDSLVYHYRARGHRIAQINPLGDNPTSHPELELADYGLTEEDLDRVFDTNHIPQVEAATLREILEILRETYCSFIGVEYMHIQERAERRWLQQRMEPTRNRPPLSVAERRRLWRMLLRAELFEHFLQRTYRGQKRFSLEGAETLIAAMDYLVERAPSAGIVEIVFGMAHRGRLNVLANILRKPLEDIFHEFEDNFIADAYYGDGDVKYHKGFSNDVVTSDGTKLHLSLVSNPSHLEAVNPVVEGKVRAKQALRGDTARKSVLPFLIHGDAAFAGQGIVAETLNLSLLKGYRTGGTIHFVVNNQVGFTTSPLDYKSSQYPTDVAKMVEAPIFHVNGDRPEHVAWVVQLALDYRQTFGKDVVIDMWCYRRLGHNESDEPSFTQPLLYAKIARHPTVVQIYTQELKARGELTDQDVEQERAAYERELEAAKEAAGEPEPVSLPEELGGRWRGLRREYSHEPIPTGVAHETLVHIAQRMCDFPPNFAVHRKIRRLYEEFRETVEQGGRLQWAQAEWLAFGSLLLEGTGVRLSGEDSRRGTFSQRHAAVWDQTTGEMHIPLAHLSPDQAQFCVYDSALAEASVLGFDYGYSIGDPHRLIIWEAQFGDFANGAQVIIDQFIVSAISKWDQFSGLVLFLPHGYEGQGPEHSNAWLARWIRACAENNIELCQPTTPAQFFHLLRRQMRRNFRRPLVVLTPKSMLRNPQASSAVEEFTRGYFEEILDDPGPAGEGTPRRVLFCSGKVYYELDAVRTERGINDIAIVRVEQFYPIWDERWCEITTKYENVDEWVWVSEEPSNFGAWAFMHANLTSYRPEHPVWYVGRARSASPATASLAMHRIQQHHIVEWALSPEPLEPRLQDGVTVFTRSEPYWRLKTQEDVERVRQSQCD, encoded by the coding sequence ATGAGTAGACGAATCGCATTTGGGCTAAGTGCGGGATATTTCGAGGAAGCCTACGAAGCATGGAAACGGGATCCCAATTCGGTGGCGCCGGATCTTGCAGCATTCTTCGAGGGATTTGAGTTTGCGCGTTCTGCGGAAGCGTTCCCAATCGAGGCAAAACATCAGCAGTCGGCGGTGGACTCGCTTGTTTACCACTATCGGGCTCGCGGACACCGCATCGCTCAAATCAACCCTCTGGGGGACAATCCGACTTCGCATCCCGAGTTGGAGTTGGCCGATTACGGGCTGACCGAGGAAGATCTGGATCGAGTCTTTGATACGAATCACATCCCGCAGGTCGAAGCGGCAACGCTGCGCGAGATTTTGGAGATTCTGCGCGAGACGTACTGCAGCTTTATTGGTGTGGAATACATGCACATTCAGGAGCGAGCGGAGCGGCGCTGGCTCCAGCAACGCATGGAACCGACGCGAAACCGGCCGCCGCTGTCGGTGGCGGAGCGTCGGCGATTGTGGCGGATGCTCCTGCGGGCGGAACTTTTTGAGCATTTCCTGCAGCGCACGTACCGCGGGCAAAAGCGCTTTTCGCTGGAGGGTGCGGAAACCCTTATTGCCGCGATGGACTACTTGGTGGAGCGTGCCCCGTCCGCCGGCATCGTGGAGATTGTCTTCGGCATGGCGCACCGTGGGCGCCTGAACGTGCTGGCAAACATCCTTCGCAAGCCGCTGGAGGACATTTTCCACGAATTCGAGGATAATTTCATCGCCGACGCCTACTACGGCGATGGGGATGTCAAGTATCACAAAGGGTTCTCGAATGACGTGGTGACGAGTGACGGAACGAAACTCCACTTGTCGCTGGTGTCGAACCCCAGCCACCTCGAAGCGGTGAACCCAGTGGTCGAGGGGAAGGTCCGGGCGAAGCAGGCCCTGCGCGGCGATACGGCCCGAAAAAGCGTTCTGCCATTCCTCATTCACGGGGATGCGGCGTTTGCGGGACAAGGGATTGTGGCGGAAACACTGAACCTCTCACTGCTAAAGGGCTACCGAACCGGCGGCACCATTCATTTTGTGGTCAACAATCAGGTGGGGTTCACAACTTCACCGCTCGACTACAAATCCTCGCAGTATCCGACCGATGTCGCGAAGATGGTGGAAGCCCCCATTTTCCATGTGAACGGCGATCGGCCGGAGCACGTCGCATGGGTAGTGCAACTGGCGCTCGATTATCGACAGACCTTTGGCAAGGATGTCGTGATCGACATGTGGTGTTATCGCCGCTTGGGCCATAACGAAAGCGACGAGCCTTCGTTCACGCAACCGCTGCTTTACGCGAAAATTGCTCGGCATCCGACCGTGGTGCAGATTTATACGCAGGAGCTTAAGGCCCGCGGTGAGCTCACGGACCAAGACGTGGAGCAGGAACGCGCGGCTTACGAGCGCGAACTTGAGGCGGCGAAGGAGGCGGCAGGAGAACCCGAGCCGGTGAGCCTTCCCGAGGAGTTGGGTGGGCGCTGGCGAGGGCTTCGCCGGGAGTACTCTCATGAGCCCATTCCCACCGGGGTCGCACACGAAACCCTCGTCCACATTGCGCAGCGCATGTGTGACTTTCCCCCGAATTTTGCGGTGCACCGAAAGATTCGGCGGCTGTACGAGGAATTTCGCGAAACCGTCGAACAAGGTGGCCGCCTGCAGTGGGCGCAAGCCGAATGGCTGGCCTTCGGCAGTCTACTGCTGGAGGGAACGGGTGTGCGCTTGAGCGGCGAGGATAGCCGACGTGGCACGTTTAGCCAGCGCCATGCGGCGGTGTGGGACCAGACGACGGGGGAAATGCATATCCCTTTGGCGCACCTTTCGCCCGACCAAGCGCAGTTCTGTGTCTACGATAGCGCGCTGGCGGAGGCCTCTGTGCTGGGGTTTGACTACGGCTACTCGATCGGTGACCCCCACCGACTGATCATCTGGGAAGCGCAGTTCGGGGACTTCGCCAACGGCGCTCAGGTGATCATTGACCAGTTCATTGTATCAGCGATTTCGAAGTGGGATCAATTCAGCGGTCTTGTGCTTTTCCTCCCGCACGGTTACGAAGGACAGGGCCCAGAACATTCTAACGCGTGGTTGGCGCGATGGATCCGGGCGTGTGCGGAGAATAATATTGAGCTATGCCAGCCGACCACCCCCGCCCAATTCTTCCATCTCTTGCGGCGTCAGATGCGGCGGAACTTCCGCCGGCCGCTTGTGGTACTCACTCCCAAGAGCATGTTGCGCAATCCACAAGCAAGTTCAGCTGTGGAGGAGTTTACGCGTGGTTACTTCGAGGAGATTCTTGATGATCCGGGTCCGGCCGGAGAAGGCACGCCACGGCGGGTGCTGTTCTGTAGCGGCAAGGTCTACTATGAGCTTGATGCAGTGCGGACAGAACGTGGCATCAACGACATCGCAATTGTACGAGTGGAGCAGTTTTATCCGATTTGGGACGAGCGGTGGTGCGAAATTACCACAAAATATGAGAATGTTGACGAGTGGGTATGGGTGAGCGAGGAGCCGTCGAACTTCGGTGCGTGGGCGTTCATGCATGCGAATCTGACGAGCTACCGCCCTGAGCATCCTGTCTGGTACGTGGGGCGAGCGCGGTCGGCGTCCCCCGCAACGGCTTCGCTGGCGATGCACCGGATTCAGCAGCACCACATCGTGGAGTGGGCGTTGTCGCCCGAACCTCTCGAGCCGCGGCTTCAGGATGGCGTCACGGTGTTCACGCGCAGCGAGCCCTACTGGCGCCTAAAGACGCAAGAAGACGTGGAGCGAGTTCGGCAAAGCCAGTGCGACTGA
- a CDS encoding DNA mismatch repair protein MutL gives MPTIRILPDSLVNKIAAGEVIVRPASVVKELVENALDAGARRIWVELGNACRDIRVRDDGCGMTREDAPLALLRHATSKIEHFEDLYELRTRGFRGEALASIAAVSRLTLLTRARGELAGTRVETEGGREPRVEAAGAPEGTDVYVRDLFFNTPARLKFLKSAVSELQQILTILTRQALIRPDVAFSVRNEKTSLMELPPDQQWAERITMLLGGELAEHLLEVDAERHGVRVRGFIVRPTVTRKDRRHQFFFVNGRPITNRQLAYVVQEAYRGVIMTQRFPILVLDLVMPAGEVDVNVHPTKEEVRFRNEAGVLGAVHRAVEERLRAANLLPTITFAESGQAPRPSPIAGATQSELLPTSAWLESEPSASMPGDFSRYTNHARTETAALRAALEIERIVKGETDLENALQTPSTSAQPEQTTPPATEDATTPCSVRPLQASLRRLEESRLEATAADLLLQGGSYPEPLGQIAGCYIVARAGDNLLLVDQHAAHERLLYMRLREIRGSATIAVQPLLIPVAVDVAVASLPLMQELLPIFESLGMKIEHFGGHTFLVQTLPADLANMDVSSVVSDVLDDMAALGSTRDVEVLRDRVLTRMACRAAIKAGQSLQLEEMRALLRDIVHARLGFTCPHGRPTMILLSREQLDRQFKRVV, from the coding sequence ATGCCGACGATTCGCATCCTACCCGACTCACTGGTGAACAAGATCGCCGCGGGCGAGGTGATCGTACGGCCAGCGTCTGTGGTGAAGGAGCTGGTCGAGAACGCCCTCGACGCAGGAGCTCGCCGAATTTGGGTCGAGTTAGGGAATGCGTGTCGCGACATCCGCGTCCGCGACGATGGCTGCGGGATGACGCGCGAAGACGCTCCCTTGGCTCTCTTGCGCCACGCCACAAGCAAAATCGAACATTTCGAGGATCTTTACGAGTTACGCACCCGCGGCTTTCGTGGAGAGGCTCTCGCCTCGATCGCCGCGGTGTCACGCCTCACCCTCCTTACTCGGGCTCGCGGAGAACTCGCGGGAACGCGCGTCGAAACGGAAGGCGGCCGAGAACCACGCGTCGAGGCTGCCGGCGCTCCTGAGGGCACAGACGTTTACGTCCGCGACCTCTTCTTCAACACCCCCGCACGGCTCAAGTTCCTCAAAAGTGCAGTAAGCGAATTGCAGCAGATTCTTACGATTCTCACACGCCAAGCCCTCATCCGCCCCGACGTCGCATTTTCCGTCCGGAACGAAAAAACTTCGCTGATGGAGCTCCCACCCGATCAGCAGTGGGCCGAACGCATCACGATGCTTCTCGGTGGCGAGTTGGCTGAACACCTCTTGGAAGTGGACGCGGAACGCCACGGCGTGCGGGTGCGGGGGTTCATCGTGCGCCCCACGGTCACGCGCAAGGACCGGCGACACCAGTTTTTCTTTGTCAATGGCCGCCCCATCACAAATCGCCAGCTCGCCTACGTAGTTCAAGAAGCCTATCGCGGCGTTATCATGACGCAAAGGTTCCCCATCCTCGTGTTGGATCTCGTGATGCCCGCCGGGGAGGTGGATGTGAACGTCCACCCCACCAAGGAGGAAGTCCGTTTCCGCAACGAGGCCGGCGTCCTCGGTGCAGTTCATCGAGCTGTGGAAGAACGCTTGCGGGCAGCGAACCTGTTGCCAACGATCACTTTTGCGGAGTCGGGACAAGCGCCGCGGCCCTCTCCAATAGCCGGTGCCACGCAAAGCGAATTGCTGCCCACCTCGGCGTGGCTGGAGTCCGAACCGTCTGCCTCGATGCCCGGCGATTTCTCCCGCTACACGAACCATGCGCGAACCGAGACCGCGGCCTTACGAGCTGCCCTTGAAATTGAGCGAATCGTAAAAGGCGAGACCGACCTTGAGAACGCCTTGCAAACGCCGTCGACCAGCGCACAACCGGAGCAAACAACACCCCCTGCCACCGAGGATGCGACCACGCCCTGCAGCGTACGCCCGCTCCAAGCGTCTCTACGCCGCCTCGAGGAATCCCGCTTGGAAGCGACTGCAGCCGACCTCCTGCTGCAAGGAGGCAGTTACCCGGAGCCCCTCGGGCAGATCGCGGGATGCTACATTGTAGCGCGCGCAGGCGACAACCTTTTGCTCGTGGACCAACACGCGGCTCACGAGCGCTTGCTCTACATGCGACTGCGTGAAATCCGCGGCTCCGCCACCATCGCCGTCCAGCCCCTCCTGATTCCCGTCGCAGTGGACGTCGCCGTCGCCAGCCTCCCCTTGATGCAAGAGCTCCTGCCCATCTTCGAATCCTTGGGAATGAAAATCGAGCATTTCGGTGGCCACACTTTTCTTGTCCAGACCCTTCCCGCTGACCTTGCCAACATGGATGTGAGCTCAGTCGTCAGCGACGTGCTTGACGACATGGCAGCGCTGGGGTCCACACGTGACGTTGAAGTACTGCGCGATCGCGTCCTCACACGGATGGCTTGCCGCGCAGCCATCAAGGCCGGTCAGTCACTCCAACTCGAGGAGATGCGAGCTTTGTTGCGCGACATCGTCCATGCCCGGCTTGGTTTCACTTGCCCCCATGGCCGCCCGACCATGATTCTTTTGTCGCGCGAACAACTCGATCGGCAATTTAAACGGGTTGTGTGA
- a CDS encoding putative conserved integral membrane protein has translation MKWAKLETWAKALAMRVSTLSRPKKLVLIFLAWLILAGAVSLLDWRADRVRRDFTAYSLQASRTLYAGGDPYAREEARTSYKYFPLNAVLLGPFTNLPIPVAQGIWTATNCFLLGFCLYAHRRWMPRDMRIPWWVWLVALAIAGRFFIKNIRLGQWNTSVYCLSFLGLLALHRAREVTGALTLSLAAALKYMPSFFTLYWIARREWRKALLVLLGGIFWILVFPTVILGPTRHAELLEKYWAKATKQYKGMTEAEYTSSHSLRSTLVRLTSDVKPRLPDPDRYDFTVVRLDKNLARALGEAAAVTALGLALLLTLWATRRESFLPTEHRDLLLVGFWYVTLLMISPESRTPHFLTLFTPSFALALAASNPRYTPKMRRALKTCLGAAIVFALGNAEIFEHARYHLIATGVGFYAWAQVTLAIGVFLALRGSVVSSHSSGDLPHFPRA, from the coding sequence ATGAAGTGGGCCAAACTGGAAACTTGGGCAAAAGCTCTCGCGATGCGAGTTTCCACGCTCTCGCGGCCGAAAAAGCTGGTCCTTATCTTCCTCGCTTGGCTCATCCTTGCTGGAGCCGTTTCTCTGCTCGATTGGCGTGCGGACCGCGTGCGCCGCGACTTCACTGCGTATTCTCTGCAGGCTTCCCGCACCCTTTACGCGGGGGGCGATCCCTATGCCCGCGAGGAAGCTCGAACAAGTTACAAGTACTTCCCCCTGAACGCTGTGCTGCTTGGGCCCTTTACCAATCTCCCCATACCAGTGGCGCAAGGAATCTGGACAGCAACGAATTGTTTTCTACTTGGGTTTTGTCTCTACGCCCACCGCCGTTGGATGCCTCGTGATATGCGGATCCCGTGGTGGGTGTGGCTGGTGGCATTAGCAATCGCTGGCCGCTTCTTTATCAAAAACATTCGCCTAGGCCAGTGGAACACCTCGGTCTACTGCTTGAGTTTTCTTGGCCTTCTTGCTTTGCATCGCGCACGCGAGGTCACGGGAGCGCTCACGCTTTCGCTCGCAGCCGCGTTGAAATACATGCCATCCTTCTTCACGCTCTACTGGATAGCCCGCCGCGAATGGCGCAAAGCACTTTTGGTTCTCTTAGGGGGCATCTTTTGGATACTGGTTTTCCCCACCGTGATCCTCGGCCCCACTCGGCATGCAGAGCTCTTAGAAAAATACTGGGCGAAAGCCACCAAGCAATACAAAGGAATGACGGAGGCAGAATACACCTCGAGCCACTCCCTACGCTCCACGCTGGTGCGGCTGACGTCAGACGTAAAACCCCGACTGCCGGACCCCGATCGCTACGACTTCACGGTGGTGCGCTTGGACAAAAATCTCGCCCGAGCGCTTGGCGAAGCAGCTGCGGTTACAGCCCTTGGACTTGCGCTTCTCTTAACGCTTTGGGCCACCCGGCGCGAGAGTTTCCTCCCCACAGAACATCGTGACCTCCTCCTCGTAGGATTTTGGTACGTCACACTCTTGATGATTTCGCCTGAATCCCGCACCCCCCATTTTCTCACACTCTTCACCCCCAGTTTTGCGCTCGCCCTCGCAGCTTCAAATCCACGATACACCCCGAAGATGCGTCGAGCGCTGAAGACATGCCTGGGAGCGGCCATCGTCTTCGCTTTGGGCAATGCAGAGATTTTTGAGCATGCCCGCTACCATCTCATCGCCACCGGCGTCGGCTTTTACGCATGGGCGCAGGTCACACTTGCGATCGGTGTTTTTCTTGCTCTACGCGGATCGGTGGTCTCCTCTCACTCCTCGGGTGACCTACCACACTTTCCTCGTGCATAA
- a CDS encoding Mg/Co/Ni transporter MgtE / CBS domain: MLGYLLKPEIEAMIREGDFASLRSALEDIPPADLADALSDLSPEDSAVVFRILPRQVAAEAFEYLPIDRQEKILKALGDKETGELLDAMSPDDRTRLLEELPASVTRRLLTLLSPEELKVAQRLLGYPEDSVGRRMTPDYLAVPHTWTVGEALRYIRENGRKSETLSTIYVVDEQGRLVGDASIADILLAPDNESVAEVMNANVRALSATDDQEKAIDLFSRERREALPVVDSEGCLIGIVTIDDILDVAQEEATEDIQKLGAVEALDEPYLQISFWRMLKKRAGWLVVLFLSEMLTATAMSHFEDEIARAVVLAVFVPLIISSGGNSGSQAATLVIRAMALGELTVRDWWRVVRREVASGLALGSILGTIGFLRITLWSLVKPDLYGPHWALVALTVGIALVGVVLWGCLAGSMLPIILKRLGFDPAASSAPFVATLVDVTGIVIYFTVASFILRGTLL, translated from the coding sequence ATGCTTGGTTATCTGCTCAAACCCGAGATCGAGGCTATGATTCGCGAGGGCGACTTTGCCTCGCTTCGCTCCGCCCTGGAGGATATTCCTCCCGCAGATCTTGCAGACGCACTCAGCGACCTTTCGCCTGAGGATAGTGCGGTCGTGTTCCGCATTCTGCCTCGGCAGGTTGCCGCTGAGGCCTTTGAGTATTTGCCCATTGATCGCCAAGAAAAGATTCTCAAAGCCCTCGGCGACAAGGAAACGGGCGAGCTGTTGGACGCGATGTCTCCCGACGATCGCACGCGCCTCCTCGAGGAGCTCCCCGCAAGCGTCACGCGCCGGCTTCTCACCCTGCTCTCGCCGGAGGAGCTCAAAGTTGCCCAACGCCTGTTGGGCTACCCGGAGGACAGCGTCGGGCGGCGCATGACGCCCGACTACCTTGCTGTCCCTCACACGTGGACCGTTGGCGAAGCCCTTCGATACATTCGAGAAAACGGAAGAAAGTCCGAAACACTCTCGACAATTTACGTCGTGGATGAGCAAGGCCGTCTGGTCGGCGACGCCTCGATCGCCGATATTCTTTTGGCGCCGGACAACGAGTCTGTGGCCGAAGTCATGAACGCAAACGTGCGGGCTCTCAGCGCAACTGACGACCAAGAAAAAGCCATCGATCTTTTCAGTCGAGAACGCCGCGAAGCCCTGCCCGTCGTCGACAGCGAGGGATGCCTGATCGGCATCGTGACCATTGACGACATCCTCGATGTGGCGCAGGAGGAAGCCACCGAAGATATCCAAAAATTGGGCGCAGTCGAAGCTCTCGATGAACCCTACCTGCAGATCAGTTTCTGGCGAATGCTTAAGAAACGCGCCGGTTGGCTTGTTGTGCTTTTCCTGAGCGAGATGCTGACCGCGACCGCCATGTCCCACTTTGAGGATGAAATCGCGCGTGCAGTGGTCCTGGCCGTCTTCGTTCCCCTGATTATTTCCAGCGGAGGAAATTCTGGAAGCCAAGCCGCGACCCTTGTGATCCGCGCAATGGCACTCGGAGAGTTAACCGTCCGAGACTGGTGGCGGGTTGTGCGTCGCGAAGTCGCGTCAGGTTTAGCACTTGGATCAATCCTTGGCACCATTGGCTTTCTTCGCATCACCCTATGGTCCCTTGTGAAACCGGATCTCTATGGTCCGCACTGGGCACTGGTTGCTCTCACTGTGGGCATTGCGCTCGTAGGTGTGGTCCTATGGGGCTGTTTGGCGGGCTCGATGCTACCGATCATCCTCAAGCGCCTTGGCTTTGATCCAGCGGCATCCTCCGCCCCCTTCGTTGCCACTCTCGTGGACGTCACAGGTATTGTGATCTATTTCACAGTTGCCTCATTTATCCTCCGTGGCACATTATTATAG